AGAGCGCCAGTGTCTTCAGCGGAAATCTTCGCACGAGCAGCGGGATGACGAGCGATACGAATAGCGCCGTCACGCTCGCAGCGGTCATCACCCGCCCTATCGCAATGGTACTCAGATGAAAAACGTCCGCGAAAAAGGGACCGCCCCAGGAAGTTCTGAACGTCCCGCCGGCCGACATTGCGAAGCAGACCGGCAACAGCGTGACGAATGCACCGTTGCGCGACGAGCCGCCATCGCCGATCTGCCCTTGCTCAAGACGTTCTCTTTTCGGCACCGGGCGCGGAACCCCCAGAAGGGTAACAGCCGCCGCCGCTGTGATCACGGCCATTGCGGCCGCAGCGATACCCATCGCCGGCCTCCAGCCGAGTTTCGACGTGGCCCACGCCAACGGAAGCGCCGCGATCAGTGCGCCAAAAATGCCGATGGCGCTTGCAATCGTCACCGCTCTTACCTGCCGCTGCCCGCCGCCGGAGACCAGGACATGATTGAGCAGTCCCATGAAGATCGGTGCGCATCCGAAGCCCAACGCGGCCTGCGACACGAGCGCGACCGTTGCGTCGTGCGTAGCGGGAAGCGCCACGGCGCCGGCCGTTCCCACAGCCATGCAGATCGTCGTTGGCCGGCCCACGCCAAAGCGGTCGAATGCAAGGCCGAGCGGTATCTGCATAAGGGCGAAGGCAAGAAAGAAGGCTCCCGCGAACCACCCAAACATCTTCTGCGTGAAGCCATAGTCCGCGATTAGCTGAGGCGCGATCACTGCGACGTAGCTGCGGAAAAACTGACTCAACAGGTAGGCAGATGTGAGAATCCACAAGGCGTAGTCGCGGGGGCGCTCATGAATCATTGCGATCTCCATCCGGATCGAAGAGGCGTCAGCATGGGGGTGCAGCATGCTCGATCGGAGCGAGTCCCAGCGGGATACCGGGAACACCGCACGAGCAGGAATCGACGAGCGTTGCGCTAGTTCCCGTATCTCGAAGCGACGTGCGGCAATGAGCAAGCTGACGGCAAGCCGCGTGCCGAATGCGGCACCTGGCTGCGATCGCTTCTCGGACGATCAAACAGAACGTACCGATGAACCGCTCAATTTCGCGTTCGACCCCAGTAGGTGCCATATGACGAGCATACGCAAGGGTGAAATGCAGGTGCTGGGCGCGTCAAGCAGTTATTGCTCCAGCGTGCCGCAGCAGGTACACAGAGCAGTCGGGCGCGAGTAGCTCGCGCGGGCGTGGAGTCGCCGGACGTCGAGACGAGGCGTACCGGCCTGGATGCGACCGGGCTGCTGTCCACGAGACAGCGTTCTCCCCCGGCAATGCTGCGCTGCCGCTTACCCACGCGGCAACGCATAAACCATCGCCCGGTCGCCGGGCTTCATTCTGACGGAACCCTGAGGAACTCTGGTAGCAATCAACTCAAGCTCATGTCCACCGCCGCTCGGGAGGACGTATCGGTTTCTGCGTTTCGTGCACGGTCGTTGCTAAACATGGCATGTCCCCGGCTTGACGGTAGTGAACGATCCGCCCGGCACGCAGGCAGGCAGGCCGCGGAGATCGTCGCAGAGGAAGGATGAGCCGGAAGCGGAAGGAAAGACAAAGGCAATTAAGGCTTACCACGCACCGGAAGCGGCAGCGGACGAGCGATGGCGCGGTCGGCCGACAAGCAATAAGCGTGGAAGGGTGAATCGTGGCAAATGTACTGCTGGTCGACGACGACCCGGAAAACTTGTGGTCCCTGCAGATCGCGCTGGAGAGCCACGGCCACCGCGTAAGCGTGGCGGACAATGCGCAGCGCGCAATGGATATCCTGCGTCGCCATACCATCGAGATCCTCATCACGGACTATGAGATGCCGGACATCGACGGAGCGCAACTAAGCTGCTGGGTACGGGCGCATCCCGCACGTAATGAGATGCCAGTGCTCATGCTGTCGGCCGCGCCGGAGCCGCTGAGGGGCGCGCAATGCTGGAACCGTTTTCTTCGGAAGCCCGTCAGTCTGGGCGATCTCATAGAGGCTATCGACGCTCACGTCGCGATCCGATTGACCGCCGCGCGCGCTCACTATTCGTCTGGCGCCTCTGTGAGCTCGGCCCTGAGATACCTTTGTCCCGCCGCCTCGCGTTTGCCGGCCGTTCATTCCGGGTGCTGGCCGTGATCTGCTGCATTAGAGCAACAAGGGGTTTTCGGAGCATCACCGCCGCTGGCCTGTCGACCGGATGCGAGGCTATTTCTGGCATACCATCCGAATCAGGCGTACGGAGAGCTCATCCGTACGCTGTGTGCAGGTTCAGCCACCGTCCGCGCTGCCCGGATCATGCCGGTGTCCCGGCATCCCGTTCAGGAGCATCGCCAACCGATCGTAGTCAACCGGCTTGACGAGATGATAGTCAAACCCGGCTTCGAAAGCTGCGCCTTTGTCGTGCTCCTGACTCCAGCCAGTGACGGCGATAAGAAGCATGCGCTTGCCCGTGACGCAGGCGGCGCGCGACGTCGTACCCCGAGATGTCCGGCAGGCCGATATCGAGGAGCAGCACCTCTGCCTCAAATTCGTATGCCATCACTAGCGCGGCGGCGCCGGTTGTTGCGATTCTCGTCTGGTGCCCGTCGCTCTCAAGCAGCATCGAAAGGCTGACGGCCGCGTCCTCGCTGTCGTCTACTAGCAAGATGCGGCGCCGAAGATCAGGTTCAGATATCGTCGGGAGCGCGAGGCTCTTACGAAGATCCTGGATCGGTGCAAGCGGAAGCCGGACGGTAAACTCGCTGCCCTGCCCCAACCCGGGGCTGGCCGCGGTTACGGTACCGCCATGTGCTTCCGCCAATGCCCGGACGAGCGACAGCCCGACGCCCAGGCCACCTTGCGAGCGGGCGCACGCGGCCGGCAACTGGGAGAACATGCCGAACACTGCTGCAACATTTTCCGGGGCGATGCCGCGAACCGCTCCGGTGCCTTGATGGCCGCGAGCATCCCGCTCTCCGACAAATACTGGGCGATCGAAGAGTCTATTTCAGAGGGCAGGTGCCTGCCCGCGCAACGTCGGATGCATCGGCATCGGCTATGCGCGAGCAGGGATCAATGACCGCACCTCCCGGCAAAGTCCTGGCGCGCCCTCTACTCACGCTCGCCTCCTGCCTGGACACGGCGCGGCAGGCGTACGGAGAAAGCAGTCTCTTCCTCGTCTGACCGCGCCTCTATCGCGCCGCCGTGCGCCTTGGCGATTTCGCTCGCGATATACAAACCGAGCCCAAGGCTGCCTTGGCCGTCGTGGCTGCTTTCACGATCGGAGCCACGCTGAAGAGGATCGAAGATCCGCTCAAGTAACTGTCCTTCGATTGCGGGTCCGCTGTTCCTGACCTCGAAGCGCACTTCGGCCTCTTCGCCAGTCACCACAACACGCACCGGCGCGTGGCGCGCGCCATATCTGATCGAATTCAGGACAAGATTGCCCAGCAGTTGCTGCAGACGCGGACCATCCCAGACACCGTGAGTGTCACCGTGCAATTCGAGCTCGATCTGCCGGTCTGGATGTATCGCGCGCAACTGGTCCAGCTCATCGTTAAATATGTCCGCCAGATCAACGTCGCCCGGTGTGACGTTGATACCGAGTCCCAGCCTCGTCCGATTGAAATCGCACAAGTCATCGAGCAGTCCCTGCATGCGAGCGCCACTACGAACCAGTCGTGCCGCAGCCTCTGACACGCGCTCTCCCGCATTGAGCGCGGACAGATATGAAGCTGTCATCTGAATCGTCTGAAGCGGGCTGCGCATGTCGTGCCCGAGCATCCCAAGCAACAGATTGCGAGCCTGATCGACTTGCGTGCTGAAAAAAGCGAGTGATTCGGCGAGCGCCTGATCGATGGCCTCGTTGAAGCGGATGATGTCATCCAGATATGGCGCATCAGGTTGGCAATCGTCCATCCACAAACGTAACACACTGGCGCGCAACGCACGGTACTCGGCAGCCAGCTGGTTGATGTTGAAGCCGCCTCGTGCCCGCAGAACGGCATGCGTTTGTGCCGCTGTCTCCGTCGCATCAATCAGCGTTGGAGCCCGCCCCAAAGATTTTTCGCGTTGCGCTTCCCTCGTCTGAGAAGTCCGCAAATCTGTGGCTATTGCTTCGAGAATCTGCTGCGCGTGGTCGCGCAACGCTAGCGACCCCATCTTGCCTGCGGCCGGCAGCAGCGTGGCCGCGAAGGCCTCCCATTGCGCCAGAATGGGCTCGATGTCCCGCGAGATAAAGTCGGCCAGTCGCATGCCCGGTCCTGTTCGAACGGAAATTATGGAGATCTTTTTACCGAATTTATATTACGCGCGGATTCGTCCCGCGATTCCATCGGGTTTACGCTGCGCCAG
The nucleotide sequence above comes from Paraburkholderia youngii. Encoded proteins:
- a CDS encoding MFS transporter; the encoded protein is MIHERPRDYALWILTSAYLLSQFFRSYVAVIAPQLIADYGFTQKMFGWFAGAFFLAFALMQIPLGLAFDRFGVGRPTTICMAVGTAGAVALPATHDATVALVSQAALGFGCAPIFMGLLNHVLVSGGGQRQVRAVTIASAIGIFGALIAALPLAWATSKLGWRPAMGIAAAAMAVITAAAAVTLLGVPRPVPKRERLEQGQIGDGGSSRNGAFVTLLPVCFAMSAGGTFRTSWGGPFFADVFHLSTIAIGRVMTAASVTALFVSLVIPLLVRRFPLKTLALSGMSLGVLAAALLVAMPSYSALLSASLVCVLFSVGAIHPLVMSQARSISAAHSLGLRLGILNSTVFLGVAVTSNCFGWLAQSGTRQGLSAPDNFSRLFLFTMVVLAVGLATYVFSPGAAGEQRGPNAAKLSGFDNRA
- a CDS encoding ATP-binding protein, which encodes MAPENVAAVFGMFSQLPAACARSQGGLGVGLSLVRALAEAHGGTVTAASPGLGQGSEFTVRLPLAPIQDLRKSLALPTISEPDLRRRILLVDDSEDAAVSLSMLLESDGHQTRIATTGAAALVMAYEFEAEVLLLDIGLPDISGYDVARRLRHGQAHASYRRHWLESGARQRRSFRSRV
- a CDS encoding response regulator; protein product: MANVLLVDDDPENLWSLQIALESHGHRVSVADNAQRAMDILRRHTIEILITDYEMPDIDGAQLSCWVRAHPARNEMPVLMLSAAPEPLRGAQCWNRFLRKPVSLGDLIEAIDAHVAIRLTAARAHYSSGASVSSALRYLCPAASRLPAVHSGCWP
- a CDS encoding sensor histidine kinase, producing MRLADFISRDIEPILAQWEAFAATLLPAAGKMGSLALRDHAQQILEAIATDLRTSQTREAQREKSLGRAPTLIDATETAAQTHAVLRARGGFNINQLAAEYRALRASVLRLWMDDCQPDAPYLDDIIRFNEAIDQALAESLAFFSTQVDQARNLLLGMLGHDMRSPLQTIQMTASYLSALNAGERVSEAAARLVRSGARMQGLLDDLCDFNRTRLGLGINVTPGDVDLADIFNDELDQLRAIHPDRQIELELHGDTHGVWDGPRLQQLLGNLVLNSIRYGARHAPVRVVVTGEEAEVRFEVRNSGPAIEGQLLERIFDPLQRGSDRESSHDGQGSLGLGLYIASEIAKAHGGAIEARSDEEETAFSVRLPRRVQAGGERE